In Microbulbifer sp. GL-2, the following are encoded in one genomic region:
- a CDS encoding efflux RND transporter periplasmic adaptor subunit encodes MVRLVFACLLPLALVCCDKQPPAKQPMPVQVNTAETERGAEGYPYSAVVNPYTQVDVSFRTEGYIEIIPTRKALGDIRILQPGDYVTEGETLAEVNDEQYRDKVVEAAANVSKAEAARRKADLDYKRASALFATASITAPDYDAARKEYEVSQAAVVGSKAHLDRAKEELHDTVLRSPLSGVILERKIEVGSLVHSDSIGFVVADTSRVKVVFTVPDVMLMYAKLGSVVSMRTQSLPEKVFTGRVTEVSPMAETRTRVFAITVTVLNPNAELKTGMIMSLALDKLSIPSNRVVVPLSSLIMHPNGGEGFAVYVIELDHEVLRARLRRVTPGPVLGNSIVISQGLTVGERVVCNGAAQLEEGRAVRIVP; translated from the coding sequence GTGGTGCGCCTGGTTTTTGCCTGTTTACTGCCCTTGGCCCTGGTCTGTTGTGACAAGCAGCCACCAGCTAAACAGCCTATGCCTGTACAGGTAAATACGGCGGAAACCGAGCGGGGAGCGGAGGGCTACCCGTATTCTGCTGTGGTCAACCCCTATACACAGGTGGATGTCTCTTTTCGAACGGAGGGGTATATAGAGATTATTCCAACGCGCAAGGCTCTGGGAGATATACGAATTCTCCAGCCAGGCGATTATGTGACAGAAGGGGAAACACTCGCTGAAGTCAACGATGAGCAATACCGGGACAAGGTTGTGGAAGCTGCAGCGAATGTGAGTAAAGCGGAGGCGGCGAGGCGTAAGGCAGATCTCGACTACAAGCGCGCGTCTGCACTATTTGCCACTGCCAGTATAACGGCCCCCGACTACGATGCTGCACGGAAGGAATATGAAGTATCCCAGGCGGCGGTTGTCGGGTCCAAGGCGCACCTCGACAGGGCTAAGGAGGAGTTACACGATACTGTACTGCGTTCACCCCTGAGCGGCGTTATTTTGGAACGCAAAATAGAGGTAGGCAGCCTGGTCCACTCGGACTCCATTGGTTTTGTTGTGGCGGATACCTCTCGGGTAAAAGTAGTTTTTACCGTGCCGGATGTGATGCTCATGTATGCGAAGCTGGGCAGCGTAGTAAGTATGCGTACCCAGTCTCTCCCTGAGAAAGTATTTACTGGTCGGGTGACGGAAGTTTCACCAATGGCCGAGACGCGTACACGGGTATTTGCCATTACTGTAACAGTGCTGAATCCCAATGCTGAATTGAAAACCGGCATGATCATGTCTTTGGCTTTGGATAAGCTGAGCATTCCTTCTAACCGCGTTGTCGTTCCACTTTCCAGCTTGATTATGCACCCAAATGGTGGAGAGGGTTTTGCCGTATATGTTATTGAGTTGGACCATGAGGTACTCAGGGCGAGGTTGCGCAGGGTGACTCCCGGTCCGGTACTGGGCAACAGCATTGTTATTTCACAAGGATTGACCGTGGGGGAGAGGGTTGTTTGTAACGGAGCTGCACAACTTGAAGAAGGCCGGGCGGTAAGGATAGTGCCTTAA
- a CDS encoding TolC family protein, which produces MFKGGLVIWIFFGAAWSSAPEPVLPLNEAVQTAIRTNLRVQGAELEVDEAGDMVKALKTRRYPRLEMDAAIERNLTQQNYTFNQGSLVPDSEIGPIPPTDVEITSEEGTTKLFSVGFRQPLTRLYTIALEICEGYVTTDMAVQKVRWTQQDVAYLVKLQYFQIGRILGDLQAIDESILFLSSLSDLVKNYVDQQVALEYELLDVRARLAQRQLERQRRIDEMITGKERLNALLGRDVETPFSVEHLPIPHQVVFDTSKSLQLAFEQRADFLESQLAIEKAEYSYDVKKSEYIPDIDIHFRYLKLYDVNLIPDAEAFISLDMRWEFFDWGRKRDELSSRASKIAGAEVKMEEVRNKIEIEVRKSLRKLDTAQESVGVARDLQAAYREKVRVMINRYREQTALLTDVLEAETQLDRANSDYNGAVLSVWGALADYEKAVGEV; this is translated from the coding sequence TTGTTCAAGGGCGGGTTGGTAATATGGATATTCTTCGGCGCTGCCTGGAGCTCTGCCCCCGAGCCCGTGCTTCCTTTAAATGAAGCCGTACAGACAGCAATAAGGACCAATTTGCGTGTGCAGGGTGCGGAGCTGGAAGTTGATGAGGCTGGTGACATGGTGAAAGCCCTCAAAACCCGCCGCTATCCGCGCCTGGAAATGGATGCTGCGATTGAGCGAAACCTCACCCAGCAAAACTACACATTTAACCAGGGAAGTTTGGTCCCAGATTCTGAAATCGGTCCCATCCCGCCAACCGATGTAGAAATTACCAGTGAGGAGGGAACAACAAAGTTGTTCTCTGTGGGCTTTCGTCAGCCTCTAACCCGGCTATACACCATTGCTTTGGAAATTTGTGAAGGATATGTAACCACCGATATGGCGGTACAAAAGGTGCGCTGGACTCAGCAGGATGTGGCGTATTTGGTAAAGCTGCAGTACTTCCAGATCGGGAGAATTCTGGGGGATCTACAGGCCATTGATGAGTCCATACTTTTTCTTAGTTCCCTGAGTGATCTGGTTAAAAATTATGTCGACCAACAGGTGGCTTTAGAGTACGAGTTACTGGATGTGCGCGCCAGGCTTGCACAGCGTCAATTGGAGCGTCAGCGGCGCATTGATGAGATGATCACTGGTAAGGAGCGTTTGAATGCCCTGCTCGGGAGGGATGTGGAAACACCATTCAGTGTTGAGCACCTCCCTATCCCCCATCAGGTTGTCTTTGATACCAGTAAATCCCTTCAGTTGGCTTTTGAACAGCGCGCTGACTTTCTGGAGTCACAGTTAGCTATTGAAAAAGCGGAATACAGCTATGACGTTAAGAAATCTGAATATATACCCGATATAGATATCCACTTTCGCTATCTCAAACTCTATGACGTTAATTTGATTCCAGATGCCGAGGCTTTTATTTCCCTGGATATGCGCTGGGAATTTTTCGATTGGGGGCGTAAGCGTGATGAGCTATCCAGCCGCGCGAGCAAAATCGCGGGTGCTGAAGTGAAAATGGAAGAGGTTCGCAACAAAATAGAAATAGAGGTGCGTAAAAGTTTGCGCAAACTGGATACCGCACAGGAATCAGTTGGTGTTGCACGTGACTTGCAGGCGGCTTACCGGGAAAAGGTGCGAGTGATGATCAATCGCTACCGTGAACAGACGGCGCTTCTTACCGATGTCCTTGAGGCAGAGACCCAACTTGATAGGGCCAACAGCGATTATAACGGTGCCGTTCTCTCGGTCTGGGGCGCATTGGCGGATTATGAAAAGGCGGTGGGGGAAGTTTAG
- a CDS encoding TVP38/TMEM64 family protein: MAAKFLPFVVFFICLIAVAGALSLIFYFDLDERLIELLQWLNDRGWQTSLLYILIVAAAIVLLLPGVIFTMGAGFVFGVIKGTILVVAGTVLGATIAFLIARYLFGERPSRWVMSHIKPATIGEVIRREGWQMIMLTRLVPLFPFKLSNYFFGLTPVRLRDFILGNTLGVIPLTLHNVYVGSIAADLTSLGKVEERTTIQWTLYIMGFVFAVIALIGLTRMARRALKRIVKEEDL; encoded by the coding sequence ATGGCGGCAAAGTTTCTCCCATTTGTAGTGTTTTTCATCTGCCTGATCGCCGTGGCCGGGGCACTGAGCCTGATTTTCTATTTCGACTTGGATGAACGGTTAATTGAGTTGCTGCAATGGTTAAATGACCGGGGCTGGCAAACGAGCCTTCTCTACATCCTGATTGTGGCTGCAGCGATCGTACTGCTACTTCCCGGTGTGATTTTCACCATGGGAGCCGGATTTGTTTTTGGTGTCATCAAGGGCACCATTCTGGTGGTTGCTGGTACAGTTTTAGGCGCCACCATTGCCTTTCTGATCGCCCGCTACCTGTTTGGTGAGCGGCCCTCGCGCTGGGTGATGTCCCATATCAAGCCTGCCACCATCGGAGAGGTCATCCGCAGAGAGGGCTGGCAGATGATTATGCTGACACGCCTGGTGCCACTATTTCCCTTCAAGCTCTCCAATTATTTCTTTGGGCTTACCCCGGTACGGCTGAGGGATTTTATTCTGGGAAACACACTTGGAGTGATCCCCCTCACCCTGCACAACGTCTATGTAGGTTCAATCGCCGCAGACCTCACTTCCCTCGGCAAGGTGGAAGAGCGCACAACAATTCAGTGGACGCTGTACATCATGGGCTTTGTCTTTGCAGTAATTGCCTTGATCGGCCTGACCCGGATGGCGCGGCGTGCGCTGAAACGTATCGTGAAAGAAGAGGACCTGTAA
- a CDS encoding glycosyltransferase: protein MNIVMLTNTYLPHVGGVAHSVSAFSEEYRRHGHNVLVIAPEFAQQLAREEHVLRIHAIQNFNGSDFSFALPFSLALNERLDAFKPDIIHSHHPFLLGLTALRIARERELPLVFTHHTLYEHYTHNVMANSQVIKRFAIEIATRYANLATLVLAPSLSVVRLLRERGVRTPIAEVPTGVRIEDYCGGDGRGIRDQLHIPQSAFVVGHLGRFGQEKNLPFLCESVARFMHDRDNTHFLLAGSGPLEDDLRDFFTQQGLLQRVHMPGKVLGSARRDMYSAMDTFVFSSTTETQGLVLSEAMASGVPVIALEANGTREMVKDRINGRLITGNDINQFVSAIHWLHDTPPGGRRELIHQAVCTARDFSMKSCAQRALDLYQPLVKSYKPPNSARLSQWVRMRKLMGAQWEIIEGLTGAAGAALSQTPEQ from the coding sequence ATGAATATAGTAATGCTAACCAATACTTACCTGCCCCACGTTGGTGGTGTAGCGCATTCGGTATCAGCTTTCAGCGAAGAGTACCGCAGGCATGGGCATAACGTGCTGGTGATTGCCCCAGAGTTCGCACAACAGCTCGCCCGCGAGGAGCATGTATTGCGAATTCATGCGATACAGAACTTCAACGGCAGTGATTTCTCTTTTGCTCTGCCCTTCTCTCTCGCCCTGAACGAACGGCTCGATGCCTTCAAACCGGACATCATCCACTCCCACCACCCTTTCCTGCTAGGCCTGACAGCTCTGCGAATTGCCCGCGAACGTGAGCTCCCTCTGGTTTTCACTCACCACACACTTTACGAGCACTACACCCATAATGTGATGGCCAATTCCCAGGTTATAAAGCGTTTCGCAATAGAGATCGCCACCCGCTACGCTAACCTGGCCACTCTGGTATTGGCTCCAAGCCTCAGTGTTGTGCGGCTGTTGCGAGAACGCGGCGTGCGTACGCCTATTGCAGAGGTGCCAACCGGGGTACGCATAGAGGACTACTGCGGCGGCGATGGCAGGGGTATCCGTGACCAGTTGCATATTCCCCAGTCTGCATTTGTGGTAGGCCACCTCGGCAGATTTGGTCAGGAAAAGAACCTGCCTTTCCTGTGTGAATCTGTAGCGCGTTTTATGCACGACCGGGACAATACCCACTTCCTGCTGGCGGGAAGTGGACCGCTGGAAGATGACCTGCGTGACTTCTTTACTCAGCAAGGGCTGCTGCAGCGGGTACATATGCCAGGCAAAGTGCTCGGTTCAGCACGGCGCGACATGTACAGTGCCATGGATACCTTCGTGTTCTCCTCAACAACTGAAACCCAGGGCCTGGTCCTGTCCGAGGCAATGGCCAGTGGTGTTCCTGTTATTGCACTGGAGGCCAACGGGACACGGGAAATGGTCAAAGACCGGATTAATGGCCGATTGATCACTGGCAACGATATAAATCAATTCGTATCCGCCATCCACTGGCTGCACGATACTCCTCCAGGGGGGCGCCGGGAGCTGATTCACCAGGCAGTGTGTACCGCCAGGGATTTCTCCATGAAGAGCTGTGCCCAGCGTGCACTCGACCTCTACCAGCCACTAGTGAAGAGCTATAAGCCTCCAAATAGCGCCCGCCTCTCCCAGTGGGTGCGTATGCGCAAATTAATGGGGGCGCAGTGGGAGATTATCGAAGGGCTGACAGGAGCTGCGGGGGCGGCACTCAGCCAGACACCGGAGCAGTAA
- a CDS encoding endonuclease/exonuclease/phosphatase family protein, whose translation MLSRIGLSVRRWRRRFSRSEWIASLLGLSTSGRQPHAPGLILIQIDGLAHPELLKALARGRMPFLKRLIRKEHYRLEHMYPGVPSTTPAVQAELFYGVRQAVPAFGFLVHETQKLGRMYDPDVAALVEKRINTQQRDPLLRGGSCYLSLFRAGTKTGEAHFCPADQGWGPALRSASPLTICILLITNIWSLIRTGALIVAELILSLVDCVRGLMQGQNFMKELMFIPTRVGITILTREFCTMGAKVDITRGLPIIYVNLLGYDEQAHRRGPRSAFAHWVLKGIDDAVARIWRAAHASDRRHYDVWIFSDHGQEQTLPYEELHGRSLGDALSEILSGLTKPPKIEPGQSRRGVQLERARLFGSEWMDKVELERTPEKNGSKTPLALTALGPLAMLYNLDIDDHSREDVARMIVEEAHVPLVLYRVDPNSDSSPVHGWWKHGPVRLPEDGRELMGDEHPYPDQAISDMISLCSHPDAGDFMMYGWCSSEEQPLTFAMENGSHGAAGPNETHAFALMPEDIQPPDPGLGYWRPQDLRSAARAYLRGARPMKLDEHRAPQKTLRIMTYNVHSCQGMDGTLSPQRIARVIARYRPDVVALQELDVKRKRSGGLDQAERLARLLAMDVHFQPAINLKEERYGDAILTHLPVKLIKKGILPGPPKGKGRLFNPAADEPRGAVWVEIEHNGNRIQIINTHLGLSRAERLRQVDALLGPEWLSNPRCKGERILLGDFNALPASAECKRLGGYLRDAQEQAPRHIPKGTFLKVRIDHIFLSAGIGVKKVRIPRTALTRQASDHLPLIVDIEVPFRPGPS comes from the coding sequence ATGTTAAGCCGTATTGGACTCTCCGTCAGGCGCTGGCGCCGCCGCTTCAGCCGCAGCGAGTGGATTGCATCACTGCTCGGGCTCTCTACCAGTGGGCGCCAACCCCATGCTCCCGGACTGATCCTGATTCAAATTGATGGCCTGGCCCATCCGGAATTACTCAAAGCCCTGGCCAGAGGCCGTATGCCTTTCCTGAAAAGGCTGATTCGGAAGGAACACTACCGCCTGGAGCACATGTATCCTGGAGTCCCCTCCACCACACCGGCTGTGCAAGCTGAGCTCTTCTACGGCGTGCGTCAGGCGGTACCAGCCTTCGGTTTCCTGGTCCATGAGACCCAGAAACTTGGACGAATGTATGACCCCGATGTGGCCGCATTGGTGGAAAAGAGAATCAATACCCAGCAGCGCGACCCCTTGCTGCGTGGTGGAAGTTGTTATCTCAGCCTGTTCCGCGCCGGCACCAAGACCGGCGAAGCACACTTTTGTCCAGCCGACCAGGGCTGGGGACCCGCCTTGCGCAGCGCCAGCCCGCTGACCATCTGTATCTTGTTAATTACCAATATCTGGAGCCTGATTCGTACCGGCGCCCTGATTGTGGCGGAGTTGATTCTATCCTTGGTGGACTGCGTGCGCGGGTTGATGCAGGGGCAAAACTTCATGAAGGAGCTGATGTTTATACCCACCCGGGTCGGCATTACCATCCTCACACGGGAGTTTTGCACCATGGGCGCCAAGGTGGATATCACCCGTGGCCTACCCATTATCTATGTCAATCTGCTCGGTTACGACGAACAGGCGCACCGCCGTGGACCACGTTCAGCTTTTGCCCACTGGGTGCTCAAAGGTATAGACGATGCCGTGGCGCGAATCTGGCGCGCCGCCCACGCGTCGGACCGGCGCCACTATGATGTGTGGATCTTCTCCGATCACGGACAGGAACAAACCCTGCCCTACGAAGAGCTTCATGGTCGCAGTCTCGGTGACGCCCTGTCAGAAATCCTATCGGGGCTAACGAAACCGCCAAAAATCGAGCCGGGCCAAAGTAGACGCGGCGTACAGCTGGAGCGGGCCCGCTTATTTGGCAGCGAGTGGATGGATAAGGTCGAACTGGAGCGGACTCCGGAAAAGAACGGCAGTAAAACCCCGCTGGCATTGACCGCTCTCGGCCCCCTGGCAATGCTTTACAACCTGGATATAGACGATCATAGCCGTGAAGATGTCGCACGTATGATCGTTGAAGAGGCCCATGTACCCCTGGTGCTCTACCGAGTGGACCCCAATTCGGACTCCTCTCCGGTACACGGCTGGTGGAAACACGGCCCGGTACGCCTGCCAGAGGATGGCCGCGAGTTAATGGGGGATGAGCACCCCTATCCCGACCAGGCTATCTCCGACATGATCTCCCTGTGCAGCCACCCGGATGCCGGTGACTTTATGATGTACGGCTGGTGTTCCAGCGAAGAGCAACCGCTGACATTCGCCATGGAAAACGGCAGCCACGGTGCCGCCGGACCCAATGAGACCCACGCTTTCGCCCTGATGCCAGAGGATATTCAGCCGCCGGACCCAGGCCTCGGCTATTGGCGCCCGCAGGACTTGCGCTCCGCCGCCAGGGCCTATCTTCGTGGCGCACGCCCAATGAAGCTTGATGAGCACAGGGCGCCTCAGAAAACCCTCAGAATCATGACCTACAACGTGCATAGCTGCCAAGGAATGGACGGCACCCTCTCCCCCCAGCGCATCGCCAGGGTCATAGCCCGCTATCGTCCCGATGTGGTGGCCCTGCAAGAATTGGATGTAAAGCGCAAACGCAGCGGCGGCCTGGACCAGGCGGAACGGCTGGCTCGGCTGTTGGCGATGGATGTGCACTTTCAGCCGGCGATCAACCTGAAAGAAGAACGCTACGGCGATGCAATTCTTACTCACCTGCCAGTAAAGCTGATCAAGAAAGGAATTCTGCCCGGTCCCCCAAAGGGCAAAGGCCGACTATTCAATCCCGCCGCCGATGAGCCCCGCGGTGCAGTCTGGGTGGAAATTGAGCACAATGGTAACAGGATCCAGATCATCAATACCCACCTGGGTCTTTCCCGCGCCGAACGCTTGCGCCAGGTGGATGCACTACTGGGCCCGGAATGGTTGAGCAACCCCCGCTGCAAAGGTGAACGAATCTTATTGGGTGACTTTAACGCCTTGCCAGCTTCGGCAGAGTGTAAGCGCCTTGGCGGTTACCTGCGCGATGCTCAGGAGCAAGCGCCCCGGCACATACCCAAAGGGACATTCCTAAAAGTGCGGATCGACCATATTTTTCTAAGTGCCGGCATCGGAGTAAAGAAGGTGCGGATTCCCCGTACTGCCCTCACCCGCCAAGCTTCGGATCATCTGCCACTGATTGTGGATATCGAAGTGCCTTTCCGGCCTGGACCATCTTAA
- a CDS encoding Bax inhibitor-1/YccA family protein — MQPQAYTNTRALDRSESAKVLRNTYALLAMTVLFSAVTAGISMAIGMGRGMSLICSLGALALIWFVLPRTANSSAGVGVVFAFTGLLGASIGPMLNHYLGLAGGGQIVMQALGTTAVIFFALSAYVLTTRKDFSFMGGFLAVGLIAVLVCLLAVIVAGLFGIHMPLVSVALSGVIALLMSGFILYDTSRIINGGETNYLMATASLYLNIFNLFTSLLHILGFASSDD, encoded by the coding sequence ATGCAACCGCAAGCTTATACAAATACCCGCGCACTGGACCGCTCGGAATCGGCGAAGGTGTTGCGCAATACCTATGCCCTGCTGGCTATGACTGTGCTTTTCAGTGCTGTTACTGCCGGTATTTCTATGGCCATCGGAATGGGCCGCGGCATGAGCCTGATTTGCTCCCTAGGAGCCCTGGCGCTTATCTGGTTTGTACTGCCGCGCACCGCAAACTCCAGCGCTGGCGTCGGCGTGGTTTTCGCCTTCACTGGTCTTCTGGGCGCCTCCATTGGCCCTATGCTTAACCACTATCTGGGTCTCGCCGGCGGCGGCCAGATTGTAATGCAGGCTCTGGGCACCACAGCTGTTATCTTCTTTGCGCTGTCTGCCTATGTGCTGACCACTCGTAAAGATTTCAGTTTTATGGGCGGCTTCCTTGCCGTAGGCCTGATCGCCGTGCTGGTTTGCCTGTTAGCCGTAATCGTTGCCGGGCTCTTCGGTATCCATATGCCATTGGTTAGCGTTGCCCTGAGTGGAGTTATTGCGCTACTGATGTCTGGCTTCATCCTGTATGACACCAGCCGTATTATTAATGGCGGTGAAACCAACTACCTGATGGCCACAGCTTCCCTTTACCTGAACATCTTCAACCTGTTCACCAGCCTGCTGCACATCCTTGGATTCGCATCCTCTGACGACTAA
- the tusD gene encoding sulfurtransferase complex subunit TusD — MKFSLAVYSAPHASQSASSALRFAKALLAKGHEIYRVFFYCDGVQNGNSIAAPPQDESDLTGEWQTLQREHNLDLVVCIAAAQRRGVLSQREANRLEKPSANLAEGFELAGLGQLTDAVVNSERLVTFGG; from the coding sequence ATGAAGTTTTCACTGGCAGTTTACTCTGCACCCCACGCCTCCCAATCTGCCTCCAGTGCCCTGCGCTTTGCCAAAGCTCTGTTGGCGAAAGGTCACGAGATCTATCGGGTCTTTTTCTACTGCGATGGCGTGCAGAATGGCAATAGCATCGCCGCACCTCCCCAGGACGAATCCGACCTGACCGGAGAATGGCAAACTCTGCAACGTGAGCACAACCTGGACCTTGTAGTTTGTATTGCCGCCGCACAGAGACGCGGCGTTTTAAGCCAGCGGGAAGCGAATCGTCTGGAGAAGCCCTCTGCCAATCTCGCTGAGGGGTTTGAACTGGCCGGCCTTGGTCAATTGACCGATGCCGTAGTTAACTCCGAACGCCTGGTAACCTTTGGAGGCTAG
- the tusC gene encoding sulfurtransferase complex subunit TusC, with translation MSNTALALCRTAPYGSALAREGLEAVLASCAMEQEVDLLFLGDGVFQLLDNQSAGEILQKNLRRNLLALPMFGLEQLFVCSKSLAERRIAPEQVQVPGIIVKVIEHPSSLIASYQCVLSF, from the coding sequence ATGAGTAATACAGCGCTGGCACTGTGCCGGACAGCCCCCTACGGTAGCGCACTTGCCCGTGAAGGGCTCGAAGCAGTACTCGCTTCTTGCGCAATGGAACAGGAGGTGGACCTGCTATTTCTCGGTGATGGGGTTTTCCAGTTATTGGATAACCAGTCAGCGGGGGAAATTCTGCAAAAGAATCTGCGCCGTAACCTACTGGCACTGCCCATGTTTGGTCTGGAGCAGCTATTTGTTTGCTCAAAGAGCCTGGCGGAGAGAAGAATCGCCCCCGAACAGGTCCAGGTTCCCGGCATAATCGTTAAAGTGATCGAACATCCGAGCTCTTTGATTGCCTCTTATCAATGTGTATTGAGCTTTTGA
- the tusB gene encoding sulfurtransferase complex subunit TusB: MTLHVVNKSPFSSSALRDCLQCFSEGDVLLLIEDGVYALRHDALQALQNSAIYCLEADAAARGQQELTAIISGVKMIDDTGWVNLCTEHNPIVSWFR; encoded by the coding sequence ATGACATTACATGTAGTCAATAAGTCTCCATTCAGCTCCAGTGCCCTGCGTGATTGCCTGCAATGCTTCTCTGAAGGGGATGTATTGCTTTTAATTGAGGACGGCGTGTATGCCCTGCGCCATGACGCGTTACAGGCGCTACAAAATTCAGCCATTTATTGTCTTGAAGCCGATGCTGCAGCGCGAGGCCAGCAGGAATTAACAGCAATAATATCCGGTGTCAAAATGATCGACGACACCGGCTGGGTCAATCTCTGTACTGAGCACAACCCTATCGTCAGCTGGTTTAGGTAA
- a CDS encoding TusE/DsrC/DsvC family sulfur relay protein, protein MRTIEVKGREIPLDKEGYLRDLNDWSQDVAEQLATAEGIELTDAHWEVIELLQDFYHQFELSPAMRPLVKFIGQKLGADKGRSIYLMQLFPPSPARVASKIAGLPKPTNCL, encoded by the coding sequence GTGAGAACTATCGAAGTTAAGGGCCGGGAAATTCCCCTCGACAAAGAGGGCTACTTGCGTGATCTAAACGACTGGAGCCAGGATGTTGCAGAACAGCTGGCAACTGCAGAAGGCATAGAACTGACAGATGCCCATTGGGAAGTCATTGAACTACTGCAGGACTTTTATCACCAGTTTGAGTTATCTCCTGCCATGCGCCCCCTGGTGAAATTTATCGGCCAAAAGCTGGGGGCAGACAAAGGGCGTAGTATCTATTTAATGCAACTTTTCCCACCCAGCCCAGCCAGGGTCGCCAGCAAAATCGCCGGCCTGCCCAAACCCACCAACTGCCTGTAA
- a CDS encoding secondary thiamine-phosphate synthase enzyme YjbQ, whose protein sequence is MAIGEIAIRVRGQGLQEFTNQVTDWVSNQGVDEALCTLFIQHTSASLLIQENADPSARKDLEQWLNRLVPEDDRLYTHTLEGPDDMPAHIKSALTATSLSIPVLGGRLMLGTWQGIYLWEHRHHHGERRVILHV, encoded by the coding sequence ATGGCAATAGGCGAGATAGCAATCAGAGTACGAGGGCAGGGGCTGCAGGAGTTTACCAATCAGGTGACTGACTGGGTCTCCAATCAAGGTGTGGACGAGGCGCTTTGTACGCTATTTATCCAGCATACTTCAGCAAGCCTGCTGATTCAGGAGAATGCGGACCCAAGCGCGCGGAAAGACCTAGAGCAATGGCTGAATCGGCTGGTGCCTGAGGATGACCGCCTCTACACCCACACCCTGGAAGGACCAGATGATATGCCGGCCCATATCAAGTCTGCGTTGACCGCAACCAGCCTTTCAATCCCAGTGCTGGGGGGCCGCTTGATGCTGGGAACCTGGCAAGGTATCTACCTTTGGGAACATCGCCATCATCACGGGGAGCGGCGGGTTATATTGCATGTTTGA
- the trmA gene encoding tRNA (uridine(54)-C5)-methyltransferase TrmA — MALYRVNTDDYQDQLHKKAQRLSEAYREFTHLEPELFPSPPIHYRLRAEFKVWHEGGVAHYAMYRQGEHKKPFIIDEFTVGSELMNTLMPKVLETVNGSEVLRKRLFSAEFLTTLSGDALITLIYHKRLDEIWEQEARALQNKLGFPILGRSRKQKVVLERDYVTEQFEIDGKQYQYKQVEGSFTQPNGEICRSMIHWAKSACGKMNSDLLELYCGNGNLTIPLSENFQKVLATEISKVSVNSAQENIRTNGVSNLNIVRLSSEEFTQAIDKVRPFRRLAEIDLDSYSFDTVLVDPPRAGLDQDTCTMVARFPRILYISCNPETQLENLRLLSKTHRIDRFALFDQFPYTDHTETGLLLVRR; from the coding sequence ATGGCACTGTACCGCGTTAACACCGACGACTATCAAGATCAGCTGCACAAGAAGGCCCAGCGCCTGAGCGAAGCTTACCGGGAATTTACCCACCTGGAGCCAGAGTTGTTCCCTTCCCCTCCCATCCACTATCGGCTGCGTGCCGAGTTCAAAGTCTGGCATGAGGGAGGTGTAGCCCACTACGCCATGTACCGCCAAGGCGAGCACAAGAAGCCATTTATCATAGACGAATTTACCGTTGGTTCAGAGCTGATGAATACGCTGATGCCAAAGGTACTGGAAACCGTAAACGGCAGTGAAGTACTGCGCAAACGTCTTTTCTCCGCCGAGTTTCTCACTACTTTGAGTGGTGATGCCCTTATCACCCTGATCTACCACAAGAGACTTGACGAAATATGGGAACAGGAAGCCCGCGCCCTTCAGAATAAGCTGGGATTTCCCATCCTGGGCCGATCCCGCAAGCAAAAGGTGGTGTTAGAGCGAGACTATGTCACCGAACAATTTGAGATCGACGGCAAGCAATATCAATACAAACAGGTTGAAGGCAGCTTTACCCAGCCCAACGGTGAAATCTGCCGCTCCATGATCCATTGGGCCAAAAGCGCTTGCGGAAAAATGAATAGTGACCTACTGGAGCTGTATTGCGGAAATGGTAACTTAACCATTCCACTGAGTGAGAATTTTCAAAAGGTACTGGCTACCGAAATTTCAAAAGTCTCAGTAAACTCCGCCCAGGAGAATATCCGTACAAATGGTGTGAGTAACCTGAATATTGTGCGCTTATCCAGCGAAGAATTTACCCAGGCTATCGATAAAGTCCGCCCCTTCCGCCGTCTCGCCGAAATTGACCTGGATAGCTATAGCTTCGACACTGTACTGGTAGACCCGCCTCGCGCCGGCCTGGACCAAGACACTTGTACAATGGTTGCCCGCTTTCCTAGAATACTTTATATCTCCTGCAATCCAGAAACACAGTTGGAAAACCTAAGGCTACTGAGCAAGACTCATCGTATCGACCGCTTTGCCCTATTCGATCAGTTCCCCTACACGGATCACACCGAAACCGGTCTACTACTGGTACGCAGGTAA